The window CACCTGTTAAACCGTTGTATAAGTAGGTTTTTCCTGAAGCAGGAACTCCCGCTTTAGCAATCCATTCTTCCACTTCAGCATGAGTAGCACCATCAAAAATAGGAGTCGCAAATTTAACGCCTAATTCTTGTCCTGCCCAAGCCAAAATAGTTTCATAGATCTGACCAAGGTTCATACGTGAAGGTACACCCAATGGGTTCAACACAATATCAACTGGGCTACCATCTGCTAAGAAAGGCATATCTTCATCACGTACAATACGTGCAACAATACCTTTATTACCGTGGCGACCTGCCATTTTATCACCTACTTTTAACTTACGTTTTTTAGCAACATAAACTTTTGCCATTTGTACGATTCCTGAAGGAAGCTCATCACCTACACTGATCGCGAATTTATCACGTTTGTAAGATCCAAGTTCTTCGTTCACACGGATACCGTAGTTATGAAGCAATAATTTAATCATCTCGTTTTTGTCATCATCAGTAGTCCATTTGTTAGGACTAATATGAGCAAATTCAAGATCTGCTAAAATTTTCTGAGTAAATTTAGCGCCTTTAGCAACCAATAATTCTTTGTAGATATTAAATACACCCTGAGATGTTTTTCCATTTACAATGGTGAATAATTTGTCAACTAATTCTGCTTTTAATTTCTCAGTGATATTAGTATATCCTTTGTCTAATTTCTCAATTGCTGATTTTTCTTCAGCTTTTGTAGTTTTCTTAGCACGGCTGAATAATTTAGTATCAATTACCACACCTTGGATTGAAGGAGGAGTTTTTAAAGACGCATCTTTAACATCACCTGCTTTATCACCAAAAATTGCACGTAGTAATTTCTCTTCCGGTGAAGGATCAGATTCTCCTTTTGGAGTGATCTTACCAATTAAAATATCACCTTCTTTTACATCAGCACCAACACGGATAATACCATTTTCATCTAAATCTTTAGTCGCTTCTTCAGAAACGTTAGGGATATCTGGTGTTAATTCCTCTTCTCCACGTTTTGTATCACGTACTTCTAATTCAAATTCTTCAATATGTAATGAAGTGAAAATATCATCACGAACAATACGTTCGTTAATAACAATTGCATCCTCAAAGTTGAAACCTTGCCAAGGCATAAATGCCACTTTCAAGTTTCTACCCAATGCTAATTCACCATTTTGAGTTGCATAACCCTCACAAAGCACTTGTCCTTTAGTAACTTTCTGACCTTTTCTTACGATAGGTTTTAAGTTGATACAAGTATTCTGATTGGTTTTTTTGAACTTAATTAAACGGTAAGTTTTGCTATCACCTTCAAATGAAACTAAACGATCATCTTCGTTACGTTCGTATTTAATAGTGATTTCGTTAGCATCTACATATTCAACAACACCGTTACCTTCAGCATTGATCAAAGTTCTTGAATCACGAGCAACGCGACCTTCTAAACCTGTACCAACGATTGGGGCTTCTGGACGTAATAATGGAACTGCCTGACGTTGCATGTTCGATCCCATCAACGCTCTATTCGCATCATCATGTTCTAAGAACGGAATCAACGAAGCAGCAATTGAAGTAATCTGATTAGGTGCAACATCCATTAAGTCTAATTTCTCAGGCTCAATAATTGGAAAGTCACCCTCATAACGAGCTTTAACACGAGCAGTTGTAAAGTTACCTTGATCATCATATTCTGCATTAGCCTGAGCGATGGTTTTTCCATCTTCATCTTCTGCAGATAAATAAATAACGTCTGAATCTACTACTACTTTACCATCTTCAACACGTTTGTATGGTGTTTCAATGAAACCTAGACTATTGATTTTTGCATGCACACAAAGTGATGAAATTAAACCAATGTTCGGTCCCTCTGGAGTTTCAATGGTACATAAACGACCATAGTGAGTATAGTGAACATCACGAACCTCGAAACCTGCACGCTCACGAGATAAACCACCTGGGCCTAAGGCTGACAAACGACGCTTGTGCGTAATTTCTGCCAGAGGATTAGTTTGATCCATAAACTGTGAAAGTTGGTTGGTACCAAAGAATGAATTAATTACCGACGATAAAGTACGGGCATTAATTAAATCTGTTGGTGTGAAAACCTCATTATCACGAATATTCATACGCTCACGGATTGTTCTGGCCATACGAGCCAAACCAACACCAAATTGTGCGTACAATTGCTCACCTACCGTACGTACACGACGGTTAGACAAGTGATCGATATCATCTACTTCTTCTTTTGAGTTGATCAATTTGATCAAGTATTTAACAATTGCAATAATATCTGCCTTTGTTAAAACCTTAACCTCATCAGGGGTATTCATTTTCAATTTACGGTTAATGCGGTAACGACCAACATCACCTAAATCGTAACGTTTATCCGAGAAGAACAAACGATCAATGATACCACGAGCTGTTTCCTCATCAGGTGGTTCTGCGTTACGCAAAGCACGATAGATGTTTTCTACAGCCTCTTTTTCTGAGTTTGATGTATCTTTTTGTAATGTATTATATATAATGGTATAATCAGCCTGACTTGCGCCATCTTCTTTCGAAAGGATGATGCTTTTTACGCCTGCCTCGATAACCATATCAATGTGTTCGTCTTC is drawn from Pedobacter mucosus and contains these coding sequences:
- the rpoB gene encoding DNA-directed RNA polymerase subunit beta — protein: MAKTVEQRVNFATSKHIIDYPDFLDVQLQSFREFFQIDTTSDDRSSEGLFKVFAENFPITDSRNIFVLEFLDYFVDPPRYDIHECIERGLTYNVPLKAKLKLSCNDVEHEDFETIIQDVYLGTIPYMTPKGTFVINGAERVIVSQLHRSPGVFFGQSRHTNGTKLYSARVIPFKGSWIEFATDVNNVMYAYIDRKKKFPVTTLLRAIGYDSDKDILELFDLADEVKVSKSGLKKYIGRKLAARVLKKWVEDFVDEDTGEVVSIDRNEVILERETVLEDEHIDMVIEAGVKSIILSKEDGASQADYTIIYNTLQKDTSNSEKEAVENIYRALRNAEPPDEETARGIIDRLFFSDKRYDLGDVGRYRINRKLKMNTPDEVKVLTKADIIAIVKYLIKLINSKEEVDDIDHLSNRRVRTVGEQLYAQFGVGLARMARTIRERMNIRDNEVFTPTDLINARTLSSVINSFFGTNQLSQFMDQTNPLAEITHKRRLSALGPGGLSRERAGFEVRDVHYTHYGRLCTIETPEGPNIGLISSLCVHAKINSLGFIETPYKRVEDGKVVVDSDVIYLSAEDEDGKTIAQANAEYDDQGNFTTARVKARYEGDFPIIEPEKLDLMDVAPNQITSIAASLIPFLEHDDANRALMGSNMQRQAVPLLRPEAPIVGTGLEGRVARDSRTLINAEGNGVVEYVDANEITIKYERNEDDRLVSFEGDSKTYRLIKFKKTNQNTCINLKPIVRKGQKVTKGQVLCEGYATQNGELALGRNLKVAFMPWQGFNFEDAIVINERIVRDDIFTSLHIEEFELEVRDTKRGEEELTPDIPNVSEEATKDLDENGIIRVGADVKEGDILIGKITPKGESDPSPEEKLLRAIFGDKAGDVKDASLKTPPSIQGVVIDTKLFSRAKKTTKAEEKSAIEKLDKGYTNITEKLKAELVDKLFTIVNGKTSQGVFNIYKELLVAKGAKFTQKILADLEFAHISPNKWTTDDDKNEMIKLLLHNYGIRVNEELGSYKRDKFAISVGDELPSGIVQMAKVYVAKKRKLKVGDKMAGRHGNKGIVARIVRDEDMPFLADGSPVDIVLNPLGVPSRMNLGQIYETILAWAGQELGVKFATPIFDGATHAEVEEWIAKAGVPASGKTYLYNGLTGERFDQTTTVGIIYMLKLGHMVDDKMHARSIGPYSLITQQPLGGKAQFGGQRFGEMEVWALEAFGAANILQEILTVKSDDVIGRAKTYEAIVKGENLPTPGVPESFNVLVHELRGLGLDITLD